A single genomic interval of Spinacia oleracea cultivar Varoflay chromosome 6, BTI_SOV_V1, whole genome shotgun sequence harbors:
- the LOC130462768 gene encoding uncharacterized protein has translation MVKVPSRTAGHEHESSSWLHQRIIFFFLALWTTLYEFGTSERIKIQMADYEKLRQAMIEEKRIRMKDLGVTSMAYQMKQSMKGSKQTKKSKKVTKNTDEYTPDEEGELNHSSEEDENEIRKNGVNLRSRSKKVVPFSDSLIL, from the exons ATGGTG AAAGTTCCTAGCAGAACAGCTGGACATGAACATGAGTCCTCCAG TTGGCTGCACCAGAGGATCATCTTCTTCTTTTTAGCTCTCTGGACAACACTTTACGAATTTGGGACCTCAGAAA GAATCAAAATCCAGATGGCAGATTATGAGAAACTTAGACAGGCAATGATAGAAGAAAAGAGAATAAGAATGAAGGATTTGGGGGTTACGTCCATGGCTTATCAAATGAAACAATCGATGAAGGGATCAAAACAAACGAAAAAAAGTAAGAAGGTGACTAAAAATACTGACGAGTATACACCTGATGAAGAGGGTGAACTGAACCACTCAAGTGAAGAGGATGAAAATGAGATAAGGAAAAATGGTGTAAACTTGAGGTCTCGTTCAAAGAAGGTGGTTCCTTTTTCTGACAGCTTAATTTTGTGA
- the LOC110797323 gene encoding beta-1,3-galactosyltransferase 7-like isoform X1, whose translation MILWCSQLQKRVIHISYEASCEKICKEYKSAVKPAAPCVKIEPGNNEGSATCPSQADVSTPKPPALSSKGGRTTTQLKKPKTAKRMASAIKDPTASKSKMQSHMKSAKPAGGFRRKTKLLRGRSWKMEKLDSATSNTILDRAIDSEEAQHHDFLRLEHIEGYHELSAKTKIYFSTAVAKWDADFYVKVDDDVHLNLGVFASTLAHYRSKPRVYIKCMKSGPVLADKNVKYHEPEFWKFGDDGNKYFRHATGQIYAISKDLATYISINQWNRFASG comes from the exons ATGATCCTCTGGTGCAGCCAACTGCAGAAAAGAGTCATTCACATTAGTTATGAGGCATCATGTGagaaaatttgcaaagaatacaaaag TGCTGTAAAACCAGCTGCTCCTTGTGTGAAAATTGAACCAGGAAACAATGAGGGTTCCGCAACCTGCCCTTCCCAAG CAGATGTATCCACCCCTAAACCACCCGCTCTTTCGAGTAAAGGAGGCCGAACAACTACCCAATTAAAGAAGCCGAAGACGGCCAAGAGGATGGCAAGTGCAATAAAGGATCCAACAGCATCGAAATCAAAAATGCAGTCGCACATGAAAAGTGCTAAACCTGCTGGTGGTTTTAGAAG GAAAACCAAGCTATTAAGAGGCAGAAGCTGGAAGATGGAAAAACTAGACAG TGCTACATCTAACACCATATTAGATCGAGCGATTGATTCGGAGGAAGCTCAGCATCATGACTTTCTCAGGCTG GAGCATATTGAAGGATATCATGAATTGTCTGCAAAAACCAAGATATACTTCTCCACAGCTGTTGCAAAATGGGATGCTGATTTTTATGTCAAGGTGGATGACGATGTACATTTAAATTTAG GTGTTTTTGCGTCAACTCTTGCTCATTATCGATCAAAACCAAGAGTGTATATCAAATGTATGAAATCTGGACCCGTTCTGGCTGATAA GAATGTTAAATACCATGAACCAGAATTCTGGAAGTTTGGGGATGATGGAAACAAGTACTTCCGCCATGCAACTGGGCAGATCTATGCCATCTCCAAAGATTTGGCAACATATATTTCTATAAATCA ATGGAACCGCTTTGCTAGTGGATGA
- the LOC110797323 gene encoding beta-1,3-galactosyltransferase 7-like isoform X4 yields the protein MILWCSQLQKRVIHISYEASCEKICKEYKSAVKPAAPCVKIEPGNNEGSATCPSQGGRTTTQLKKPKTAKRMASAIKDPTASKSKMQSHMKSAKPAGGFRRKTKLLRGRSWKMEKLDSATSNTILDRAIDSEEAQHHDFLRLEHIEGYHELSAKTKIYFSTAVAKWDADFYVKVDDDVHLNLGVFASTLAHYRSKPRVYIKCMKSGPVLADKNVKYHEPEFWKFGDDGNKYFRHATGQIYAISKDLATYISINQWNRFASG from the exons ATGATCCTCTGGTGCAGCCAACTGCAGAAAAGAGTCATTCACATTAGTTATGAGGCATCATGTGagaaaatttgcaaagaatacaaaag TGCTGTAAAACCAGCTGCTCCTTGTGTGAAAATTGAACCAGGAAACAATGAGGGTTCCGCAACCTGCCCTTCCCAAG GAGGCCGAACAACTACCCAATTAAAGAAGCCGAAGACGGCCAAGAGGATGGCAAGTGCAATAAAGGATCCAACAGCATCGAAATCAAAAATGCAGTCGCACATGAAAAGTGCTAAACCTGCTGGTGGTTTTAGAAG GAAAACCAAGCTATTAAGAGGCAGAAGCTGGAAGATGGAAAAACTAGACAG TGCTACATCTAACACCATATTAGATCGAGCGATTGATTCGGAGGAAGCTCAGCATCATGACTTTCTCAGGCTG GAGCATATTGAAGGATATCATGAATTGTCTGCAAAAACCAAGATATACTTCTCCACAGCTGTTGCAAAATGGGATGCTGATTTTTATGTCAAGGTGGATGACGATGTACATTTAAATTTAG GTGTTTTTGCGTCAACTCTTGCTCATTATCGATCAAAACCAAGAGTGTATATCAAATGTATGAAATCTGGACCCGTTCTGGCTGATAA GAATGTTAAATACCATGAACCAGAATTCTGGAAGTTTGGGGATGATGGAAACAAGTACTTCCGCCATGCAACTGGGCAGATCTATGCCATCTCCAAAGATTTGGCAACATATATTTCTATAAATCA ATGGAACCGCTTTGCTAGTGGATGA
- the LOC110797323 gene encoding beta-1,3-galactosyltransferase 7-like isoform X3, translating to MILWCSQLQKRVIHISYEASCEKICKEYKSAVKPAAPCVKIEPGNNEGSATCPSQADVSTPKPPALSSKGGRTTTQLKKPKTAKRMASAIKDPTASKSKMQSHMKSAKPAGGFRRKTKLLRGRSWKMEKLDSATSNTILDRAIDSEEAQHHDFLRLEHIEGYHELSAKTKIYFSTAVAKWDADFYVKVDDDVHLNLGVFASTLAHYRSKPRVYIKCMKSGPVLADKNVKYHEPEFWKFGDDGNKYFRHATGQIYAISKDLATYISINQVSSHLC from the exons ATGATCCTCTGGTGCAGCCAACTGCAGAAAAGAGTCATTCACATTAGTTATGAGGCATCATGTGagaaaatttgcaaagaatacaaaag TGCTGTAAAACCAGCTGCTCCTTGTGTGAAAATTGAACCAGGAAACAATGAGGGTTCCGCAACCTGCCCTTCCCAAG CAGATGTATCCACCCCTAAACCACCCGCTCTTTCGAGTAAAGGAGGCCGAACAACTACCCAATTAAAGAAGCCGAAGACGGCCAAGAGGATGGCAAGTGCAATAAAGGATCCAACAGCATCGAAATCAAAAATGCAGTCGCACATGAAAAGTGCTAAACCTGCTGGTGGTTTTAGAAG GAAAACCAAGCTATTAAGAGGCAGAAGCTGGAAGATGGAAAAACTAGACAG TGCTACATCTAACACCATATTAGATCGAGCGATTGATTCGGAGGAAGCTCAGCATCATGACTTTCTCAGGCTG GAGCATATTGAAGGATATCATGAATTGTCTGCAAAAACCAAGATATACTTCTCCACAGCTGTTGCAAAATGGGATGCTGATTTTTATGTCAAGGTGGATGACGATGTACATTTAAATTTAG GTGTTTTTGCGTCAACTCTTGCTCATTATCGATCAAAACCAAGAGTGTATATCAAATGTATGAAATCTGGACCCGTTCTGGCTGATAA GAATGTTAAATACCATGAACCAGAATTCTGGAAGTTTGGGGATGATGGAAACAAGTACTTCCGCCATGCAACTGGGCAGATCTATGCCATCTCCAAAGATTTGGCAACATATATTTCTATAAATCA GGTCTCATCTCATTTGTGTTAA
- the LOC110797323 gene encoding beta-1,3-galactosyltransferase 7-like isoform X2: MILWCSQLQKRVIHISYEASCEKICKEYKSAVKPAAPCVKIEPGNNEGSATCPSQDVSTPKPPALSSKGGRTTTQLKKPKTAKRMASAIKDPTASKSKMQSHMKSAKPAGGFRRKTKLLRGRSWKMEKLDSATSNTILDRAIDSEEAQHHDFLRLEHIEGYHELSAKTKIYFSTAVAKWDADFYVKVDDDVHLNLGVFASTLAHYRSKPRVYIKCMKSGPVLADKNVKYHEPEFWKFGDDGNKYFRHATGQIYAISKDLATYISINQWNRFASG, from the exons ATGATCCTCTGGTGCAGCCAACTGCAGAAAAGAGTCATTCACATTAGTTATGAGGCATCATGTGagaaaatttgcaaagaatacaaaag TGCTGTAAAACCAGCTGCTCCTTGTGTGAAAATTGAACCAGGAAACAATGAGGGTTCCGCAACCTGCCCTTCCCAAG ATGTATCCACCCCTAAACCACCCGCTCTTTCGAGTAAAGGAGGCCGAACAACTACCCAATTAAAGAAGCCGAAGACGGCCAAGAGGATGGCAAGTGCAATAAAGGATCCAACAGCATCGAAATCAAAAATGCAGTCGCACATGAAAAGTGCTAAACCTGCTGGTGGTTTTAGAAG GAAAACCAAGCTATTAAGAGGCAGAAGCTGGAAGATGGAAAAACTAGACAG TGCTACATCTAACACCATATTAGATCGAGCGATTGATTCGGAGGAAGCTCAGCATCATGACTTTCTCAGGCTG GAGCATATTGAAGGATATCATGAATTGTCTGCAAAAACCAAGATATACTTCTCCACAGCTGTTGCAAAATGGGATGCTGATTTTTATGTCAAGGTGGATGACGATGTACATTTAAATTTAG GTGTTTTTGCGTCAACTCTTGCTCATTATCGATCAAAACCAAGAGTGTATATCAAATGTATGAAATCTGGACCCGTTCTGGCTGATAA GAATGTTAAATACCATGAACCAGAATTCTGGAAGTTTGGGGATGATGGAAACAAGTACTTCCGCCATGCAACTGGGCAGATCTATGCCATCTCCAAAGATTTGGCAACATATATTTCTATAAATCA ATGGAACCGCTTTGCTAGTGGATGA